From the Leptolyngbyaceae cyanobacterium genome, one window contains:
- a CDS encoding alanine--glyoxylate aminotransferase family protein, translating to MTATISINNNNRLSLKPLEIPTRLLLGPGPSNAHPAVLEAMNTSPVGHLDPAFLALMDEIQTLLRYVWQTENPLTIAVSGTGSAAMEATIANSVTPRDVVLVGVTGYFGNRLVDMAGRYGADVRIISKPWGQVFGIEELRTALQTHRPAILALVHAETSTGARQPLEGVGELCREFNCLLLVDSVTSLGGVPLFLDDWGVDLAYSCSQKGLGCPPGASPFTMSPRAMEKLQQRGTKVANWYLDMNLLSKYWGSERIYHHTAPINLYYALREALRLIAEEGVENCWQRHQKNVEYLWQGLEDLGLSLHVAKEFRLPTLTTVRIPDGVDGKAISQKLLNEYGIEIGGGLGELAGKVWRVGLMGFNSRPENVDRLLAAMKEVLAK from the coding sequence ATGACAGCTACCATCTCCATTAACAACAACAATCGACTTTCCCTCAAACCCTTAGAAATACCCACTCGCCTGCTGCTTGGCCCCGGCCCATCCAATGCCCATCCTGCCGTACTTGAGGCGATGAATACTTCGCCAGTCGGACACCTCGACCCCGCATTTCTGGCGTTGATGGATGAGATTCAAACCTTACTACGCTATGTTTGGCAGACGGAAAACCCCCTCACCATTGCGGTTAGCGGTACGGGTTCGGCAGCAATGGAAGCAACGATTGCCAATTCCGTTACACCACGAGATGTCGTGTTAGTGGGTGTAACCGGATACTTCGGCAACCGCTTAGTTGATATGGCGGGACGATACGGTGCTGATGTGCGAATTATTAGCAAACCTTGGGGACAAGTTTTCGGTATTGAGGAACTCCGCACCGCTTTACAAACTCATCGTCCAGCTATTTTAGCTTTAGTTCATGCGGAAACATCCACCGGTGCGCGTCAACCTTTGGAAGGCGTGGGGGAATTATGTCGGGAATTCAATTGTTTGCTATTAGTTGATAGTGTCACTAGTTTGGGTGGCGTACCCCTATTTCTGGATGACTGGGGAGTTGATTTAGCTTACAGCTGTAGCCAAAAAGGTTTGGGTTGTCCTCCCGGCGCTTCTCCATTTACGATGAGTCCTCGTGCAATGGAAAAATTGCAACAACGGGGTACGAAAGTCGCTAATTGGTATTTGGATATGAATTTATTATCCAAATATTGGGGAAGCGAACGCATTTATCATCACACCGCGCCAATTAATCTATATTATGCTTTGCGGGAAGCACTGCGTTTAATTGCAGAAGAAGGGGTAGAAAATTGTTGGCAACGTCATCAAAAAAATGTCGAATATCTTTGGCAAGGTTTAGAAGATTTGGGATTGAGTTTGCACGTTGCAAAAGAGTTTCGCTTACCAACTTTGACCACCGTTCGCATTCCCGATGGCGTGGATGGTAAAGCAATTTCCCAGAAGTTGCTTAACGAATATGGCATTGAAATTGGCGGCGGATTGGGAGAGTTAGCCGGTAAAGTGTGGCGGGTTGGTTTAATGGGTTTCAACAGTCGCCCTGAAAATGTCGATCGGCTTTTAGCAGCGATGAAAGAGGTTTTAGCGAAGTAG